The DNA window TCAACCTTTGAGGCCATTTCGACATGTACGTGAGGCCTGAGTTCTTGTACTTATCTTCTGGAACAACGAAGCAAGCACGAAGCGGAGTGTACCATGCTGAATCTGGTTCGAAACTGTCGTCACATTTTGGAGGATAGGTCTCTCTAGGGAGCCTGTCGTAGCAACTGTTATCCGGGGCCTTTTGCCATACAGCAATGTCATCCTTTTTGTTGTATAATTtgaagcacattgatgtgagcaAATCTTGTAGCTTCTCATAGTCTGATCTTTGCTCTTCCACTGTTGTATTCCATCCGCGCCACCTTCGCTCATAGTTAACTGGTGGGCCGGAGAGAACCCAAAATCCTCCCGGACGAAGGATTCGGTGAATTTCAAAAAGATAAATTCCACCTATAAGCAACAGATATGAATATCCTCATCAGTTAACGAATTAAAATTTCGACCAAACTTATATCGGCACTAAACAAGATagtttatgaaaacaacttatatctCAGAAGAAACCGATTTATTATGCTGGTAAAGTTCCACAAAACATTGCATAAACAGGAATGTTGAAGAATTACCAAATTCAGTCCATGGGATAAGGCATCTAGAGCAATGAGCCATATCGAACGAGTTTGATGAGAAAGGAAGTCTTTGAGTAGAGATGACACCAAGAATTGCCGGGATACCACGCTCCAGAGCAAATTGAACCTGAGCTTCATGGTTATCTCTTGGCGCAAGAGAAATTGTTAGAACGCCGCGATCCAACAAGTCACCACCCCAACTAGCAACCTAACATTAATCAGAGTCATGTGTTAGTATCACACACCATCAGACACCAGACACGCCtttaatctgaagtgtttgtgcTACATAGTGCAATAAATGTTTAAAAGATAAAACTCACCCCACAACCAGTATCAATTGCAGTTCTAACAGACCCATCTTTAATTCCAGGGATCAGATCTTGCATTAAATCAACATATTCACCAACACCATTAGGGAACATAGTACCTCCACCAGGAAAGAGAAATTTCTCCCCTTCCTTTTTCAACCAATGCTGATTAGACTTTTGTTTGTTAATCCAATCATATGGCACATTCCTGTCatttcatacaacacaacaaTACCTTAAAATCAATCCAAACTTTGAACAATTTCAACTCATAAATCATTAGTCACATAGTATTCCATACCTGTACCAACATTCATCTCTACTCTTAGGCCATCTGATTGGAGGCTTGTAACCAGCTGGAGGAGGAACTAAGCATTCCTTCCTCTCGAAAATCGGAGGGCAATGTCGTTCCAACAAAGTAAGCCTATAAGTACCATACTTTCTCCATCTCTACAAAAaccattcatcctcaaaactcaatcaacaacacaacaacaaaattcaaataggtttctATCAGTACTAAATATGAATAATACCTTTGGATCTGTGCATGGAGTATAGTCTTGATAATCATTACCACATTCGGGGAAATTAATCGGCTTAATTTGCAAAGTACCCGATGATTGCGAAGAAGAATCAAGAGTTTTCTGAATGGCACTGATAACACCAACACCTTCAGTATCTGCAGATTTAAAAATTCCACCTAAGTAGAAGGACAAACCACACAGAACAATGACAGTAATCGCCGCAGTTAGAGATCGATTCTTGTTCGGCTGATTAATCGGTTTTCCATCTTTATGCTTCATGATGATCCTAGATTCTTATTCCACTACCTATctacaaaaaaacaacaacatcaaaacttcagaacaagaaccaaacacataacaCAATACTATGTAAAAAACATAACATAGATTCCAATTACAGATCCAAATTTAGAAAAACAGATCAATGATTAATTAAACACCGACCATTACTATTAACTACCGACATAATCAGAATTCAGGAATTCAAAAACCAGCTACTTTTGACATGTTATGAATGAAACATTGCTTTAATGATGTTCACATGAGAATGGGACCCAGTTACATGCTCCCATCACTGActcaaaatattgaaaaaaaaaagcataaagaaAAGCTGGATCTTATCTCGCAATATGTTGTACAATATTCTTATACATAAATAAGAAAAAAGGTAAAAGACGTAATTATCAAGATTTCTTGACACGTACGAAAAGTTTCTATCATGTCAGTTATTTTTTTCTGATCTACTGTTTTACGTTCAGAATTCAGAAGTATAATAGACACAAATGGATAGTagaagaaatgaacaaagaaataTGAAGAACAGTGAGGTGATAGAAATAGATCTGGAAGAGAATGaggaggagaagaagagaaagtgcAGGGAacgtactgttgagatgttgtgTGTGTTTGAGAGAATGTGGATAATGAAGGAGAAgaaagaggaggaagaagaagaagaagtgaaaggTTAAGGTTGAAAATGAAGGAAAAAGTGAGATTTGTGTGTGAGGTTGTAGAGGGATTTATATAACTATTTTTGGGGGCCATGTGCCTTGCTGTCCTGTCTTTTTGttcaatcttcaatttccttccatTTTCGTTCTCTTCGTTTTTACATTATCTTTAATAATAGTAATTTATTACAAACATGGAAAGTTTGAAATTACTTAAAAGGATATGGAaatgttttgatttttaatttattgTCTTTTGAGTGTAGTATAAATggtaaaaataaattattgtttTATATGAGGAATTGAAGTGAGTTGAATTTCGAAGACTTAATTATCATAATCAAAGATTTTCTGATTCATTactaaaaatatcttttattattTAGCATAAAATTAATTCTTCAAAACAATTaacattaatttaaaatttatttttcttagcAAATATTTTTCATAGTAATAATTCAAATAAATCGATGTGTTTTTCAATTGGTTTGGAGTAGGAAAATTAGCGAAGAAATCTTCTTCTATGTGGATATTTATGATATGAAAATGTAAGTGAATTGAAACTTTAATTCATTATATGTTAATATTTTTCCGATTGTTTGTGACCATCTGAAAGTATTTTCCATTTATTTGAATTCTTTGGTGCTTGATGACTTAACTTAGAAAGACAATTTATATGAAACTATATTGCTCAGGATGAGTATAACTAACTCAAAatacttgaatttattcaaaatacATTTGACAATAACTCTTGCAAGTGGATGTGACATATTCTTGCTTTTTTGAAAAGGTAAAATTCTTCCTTTAATCGAATTTACATAAGTCTCTTCCACAAAATCAATGTTGTGTCATCCTGGTATACTCAAGATGAATCATTGTCGTATATATAATTAGAATGCTGAGACGACTCTACACTACCTGAGAGATTGTGGATTTTCTACTCACTATTTTTTTTCTTGGATCCCCTATTCTTCTAAAGGGATAATTTATATGATTGAATTAGACATGACATTGATGGTGGTTCTATCTTTTTGGCTACTTAATAGTGGTAGTGGCACACTAGGAACAAATTATGTCTTGTGAATTAAGTGGTATCTTCCTATACTTTGAAACTCGTCACAGTGGATTATGCTAATCCGTTAGCTCAATGTTTTTTCAAGCATAATTTATCTCATGCAACGAGAACGATTACGTAGAATGCACACAAAGAAAATAATATGATTTTGAATGTTGGTAGCAGTAGCCTCAATAATCTCAGTGTCTTGAGTTTTGGTGGATTGATTCGAAATGTTGATGGTGTTGAGTTTACTGTTTTACTAGTAATATTGGTTATTCCAACATCCTTCATGTTTAGCTGATGTCGTTATATTATGGTTTGTGTATGACCTGAAAACTTGATATCAAAGACCTAATGTATTATTTTGACTCAACTCTATTATCAATCTTATCGCAAAGTTGTTAATGTTTGACAATACTGTGTCGCAATTCTTCACACCATTAAAGAACTTCTCTTTAAGGCGAGTTCAAATATTTTAAACTCttaaaaaaagagaatatttgtaTTGGTTATCTAAAAAAACATAGAGCTGGTAATAATATGGACATTAGTCTTTTCATAACCTCATGCTAAATTCTACTCTTATGATAGTTGAtactaataaaattttatttttaagattttattttttttaattttcttttcccaCTTATGCAAAACAAAAATGGTGTGTTTTTAGTCATGATTAGCTAATATCCCCAAGTGTTTGTTCATCGTTATGATTTGGAATTAACAAAACTCTTAACTTTTAGAATGAAGATTTATTTTGGATAGAGATAAAATAATAGGATTTAATTtagtttctaaaataaaaaatcgaAAATTTAGTTTCCACCATATTTACAACTTATTAGgttgataaataaaatataaagagaaaagatttaagaaaataataattttttagtaaattgatatgagaaaaataataataaaatataaaagtaaataaTTATGTGTATTATGAAGTGACATAAATTGATATCTTTAAACTTGAGTATATGAGTACTAAGTAGTAAGAATTCTTTAGAAAAAGTAATTTGTTAGGGGATACTTCTCTATAAACTCAAAATCGCTTTTTATATATTCGGAGCTAAATCAAGGGCccgtttttgttttggttttttttaaaaatgatttttataatgttacataattttgtggaaaaaaaattttacaaagaaattttttataaaagtttcaaataaaaattttgtttgaatagttatttttaaaatgtgattttaggtatttcatctatttatggaaaaaaaaattggatatcaaaatttcaaaaaatcacttaattttgaagctatttcaaatagattttcgtaAAAATCATTTtcgaaatacaactttttgaaaaaattgtgattttgactgagttttggtcttcaatatgtatttttatgttataggatgtcaaaattaatattttattttagaaaaaacgaatataaaaaaacttgtaatattttgaaaaacggttttgaaaaatctattttcaaaaatacaaaaaaaaaatctattttttcaaagctgaaacaaactggccccaaatctcatatattttttatgaattaaaataaatctttattttacaatttattataattaaaaaaaagtttacgCAGTGTTTTATTTGTGAAGTTTCTTTCATAACATAGGTCACTTTTCAACTTAAGTTGGTTAAAAAGATTGAAAAGAATTGTcatccatttatttatttttgtttgctatttgcaccggtgtcgacccaccacaggtgggccactaatccggctcgtgcagagaggcatgcgcactggccaaacaagattgttccgcctgggaatcgaactcggtattcctCGAGTACGTCCTTGGACGGGGCTCCTTGCCAATGGAGCTCAACCGCTTTAAATCTCGTACAATTGAAGAGATTAATCACCATAACACCGACACACTTGTTTAATTTAAAATCTGCATTTATCAACCGTCATTATTCATTTATTGACCCTCGTTTTAATGAAAAAGGAGGCTCTAACATATTTCCACCAACATTTTCACATGTAGGCAGTAGGTTACATGCGTAAGAAAAAACGCTTGTCTTTTATTGCCGGCATCGAATTTAATAGGTTGTTTCATTaattaccatatatatatatatatatatatatatatatatatatatatatatatatatatatatatatatatatatatatatatatatatatatatatataacaaatatatatatatatatatatatatatatataacaaatatatatatatatatatatatatatatatatatatatatatataaatatatatatatatatatatatatatatatatatatatatatatatatatatatatatatataacaaatatatatatatatatatataacaaatatatatatatatatatatatatatatatatatatatatatatatatatatatatatatatatatatatatatatatatataatcgaaTTACATCTATAAGTTacacttttttaatttttaatttttgttctaCTTGGGAACTAGATGATGATCGAAAATGATGAATACACAATTTGTTACGATGGTTTAAGACTTCTAATGCGGTAGAGATGGTAATAAATTAGCAAAGTTAACACTCTAACGTACGAGAGTGAGAAATGAATTCTAAATGAAAAAGGATTTGAATACTAGTAAACTGACACATTTTCCTctttaaataagaaaaataattggTAGCTGCATGCGTGTGAAATGTGTGGAATGTGGCCACTCAGAATTGATCTTAGAAGATTGACGCGATATCCCTGTGAGAGATACTCTGAGATGCGAATTAAAAGAGCTAACTTATCCCTCACATAAATAAAGAATCATATCACTAATGAATATTTGTTGTCTAATGAAAGATTATCGAAACCCTTCGGGGCGATGCGATGAAACCTCCAAGGAATTTGGTCAATCTTTATCTTTCCTTTCAACTTGATGGTGATGTGTATAACAAAGCATGGACATGGAAATATGTCTATTATGGTTGTTTGAGAGTTTTTGGTTGCAAGACTTTTTGTTCATGTTCTAAGATATGAAAGGTCCAAGCTTGATAAGATTGAAAGGGAGAAAATGAAGGAACTAAAACGTGTTAAAGTAGATATCAATAGTGAATACAAGGTCTCATTTGAAGAGTATTacaaataacatggaatgaagtTTGATAAAACAGTTTCAAAGACACCTCTATATAATGGATTGCATAAATAAAAATCACATCATTAATGACAAAATTGATTATTTGTTGtctaatgaaaaaatatatattgaaatCCTTTGGGGTGACGTGATGAAACCTCCAAGGGATTTGGTTAATCTTTATCTTTACTTTCAACTTGATGGTGATGTTTATAACAAAGGGTGGATAGGGAACTATGTTTATTATGGCCATTTGAGAGTTTTTGGTTGCAAGACTTGTGTTCACATTCTAGGATATGAGAGGTCCAAGCTTGATAAGAAGTTAAAACTTATGGTCATGAAGATTTTGGTTAGTCAGCGTGCTGGGCCAGACAAAAGGACCAATGGTTGTGGCCCAGAGAATACAATGATTCACTAAGTCACTCGCAAGGTAGAATTAGGCTAGTGTACATGCTATCCTAATCCAAGACCCATCCAACGATTGTCCCCATCCTATCTTTAATGATAAGCAAATTGGTATAACTGCTCTACTATATAAAGGAAATGCATGTCATTTTTCAGTTACGATTAAAATTCTAAATTTATTCACTCATATTACTCACATATTAACTTGAGAGTCTGAGTGTTAATCTTATAGGTCAGTCCTTCTCTCACCGTCAAAAGCTTGAGTCAAACATTTTGTAACATCCTTAATTTTTACGAACTCAACTTTAAAATTGCTAAATGTAACTAATAATTattgtaaatttatttattattattattataacaacCAAAAGGTAGAAATGTGATAAATcccaatttaaataaaagaaaattttaaagtaGGGATGATCTCATGCATGAGCTCATTACTTTTCTTAATGTGCAAGAAAAATAATAGGTGACATATATTAGAATACTCTACAaagtaatttatattattttcctAATAGTCTAAAAGGGGAGTCACTACCTCTTATTCTTCACTTCATTCATCCATTAAATCAAAGTAGTTCTATGCTAtttaaactcaaattataaaattAGCAAGACTCCAATAGTATTTTTCTTCATTACCGATAAGTCATTATAATGTCTAAATTTTAGTATTAACTTATTTTAACtactattttattattgtttcaatgtttaaatatttttatttattcaaaaatgttaTTAAGGCCACGCTCTCGATAAATTTTAAAACCTATAAAATATAAACGAGGGTATAGTCTAATTAACATTTGAATTGAATAAATATTTAGGATCCGTTTAGTGCGCAGGATATAATAGAGACATGATAAGATATCAAACAAGATAAGGATATGATATGATACAGACATGATAAGACTTATCCTATCATGTGTTTGGTTGACACAGgataacaaataatatatatatatatatatatatatatatattttctaaattattttataaagtatttaaaaattaattgataaaaaaaatatttttcaataattaaaaaaaactcattgatactattgagtaaataatatatatatatatatatatatatatatatatatatatatatatatatatatatatatatatatatatacacacactcttgtaaaacaattatattttttaaaaattattttgtaaaatattttaaaatttataaattggtatttgataaaaaataaaattataatttatatttttaaaattttaataattattttatttttaattattctaattttttttattaaattaattattaatttttttaatttaatatctaattaatttttatttatattttatcatatttattttttattttaaattatattttataggggtAAATTAGTAAATCTTTTTGTTATCCTATCCTGCCGGATTCTAACTCAGCTCATATtcaggataacaatttgaact is part of the Vicia villosa cultivar HV-30 ecotype Madison, WI linkage group LG2, Vvil1.0, whole genome shotgun sequence genome and encodes:
- the LOC131651844 gene encoding probable methyltransferase PMT21, which encodes MKHKDGKPINQPNKNRSLTAAITVIVLCGLSFYLGGIFKSADTEGVGVISAIQKTLDSSSQSSGTLQIKPINFPECGNDYQDYTPCTDPKRWRKYGTYRLTLLERHCPPIFERKECLVPPPAGYKPPIRWPKSRDECWYRNVPYDWINKQKSNQHWLKKEGEKFLFPGGGTMFPNGVGEYVDLMQDLIPGIKDGSVRTAIDTGCGVASWGGDLLDRGVLTISLAPRDNHEAQVQFALERGIPAILGVISTQRLPFSSNSFDMAHCSRCLIPWTEFGGIYLFEIHRILRPGGFWVLSGPPVNYERRWRGWNTTVEEQRSDYEKLQDLLTSMCFKLYNKKDDIAVWQKAPDNSCYDRLPRETYPPKCDDSFEPDSAWYTPLRACFVVPEDKYKNSGLTYMSKWPQRLNNVPERLSVVQGSSASTFNHDNSKWKKRIPHYKMLLPDLGTEKIRNVMDMNTAYGGFAAALINDPLWVMNVVSSYGPNTLPVVFDRGLIGTLHDWCEAFSTYPRTYDLLHADGLFTAESHRCEMKFMMLEMDRILRPGGHVIIREASYFADAVATLAKGMRWICHKENTEYDVEKEKLVICQKKLWQPSNSGTR